One window from the genome of Alnus glutinosa chromosome 13, dhAlnGlut1.1, whole genome shotgun sequence encodes:
- the LOC133854374 gene encoding uncharacterized protein LOC133854374 isoform X3 — translation MDYDDNDFQSQNLHLAGEGSTKFPPVLRPYALPKFDFDDSLQGHLRFDSLVETEVFLGIESNEDNRWIEDFSRGGSGIEFSSSAAESCSIVRRNNVWSEATSSESVEMLLKSVGQEEIIPRQTVVKELDACDELGCLTKQMEPSLIHDDNILPKSGDVTDLQSTLPQDEIPENFSGLEGDILAERSHVEDTSQTQEDEFSADGRSGELDPNAVSVKSSLPVIEESPFADGKANDANRRGVDMLADEYLDDKAQEDSSASAMQVDNLVTCTLNKITSGNEVNDQDLQHQIDDISNMNSEEPQTGNVEQEVEFHVVSREAKMNDQNLDENVVESGTFHLESPLGSLPKIDSVKEGNAIENCTSNVVEPSSMLQNDDSDLHMVEQCREDVDSSIPAEPRKCDNVVLLKDDVDSSILAKPRKCDNVVLLKDTEVGDPFKVNTHEVTRLAFKGDTSNEGYAVQVSDPSAGICISMVPKMDAIVQLTHGQESNVEKDDLLQTSRQLDNKILVSKSEPSTTSMEENKVSEGEGDKNNNRHVGGISSVTLVCSSGELLGGTPQTGTLKVVLDVSGAPSENLIAESTQTCEEDKFCGQGDVHKCDKNVSFSEKESTILPSDSSNVDGVVGRSLIIGKGVGSSSFHEGIVGNELIVSKLQFDATIGNESASNANLENAKVVSCHTMDGVFLPSNDITTDGVIDGQEVQMTASVGELTHSDEKEPTATKTSSEARISTLMESSEVETESGPVSETEKDASHASAGKLLRENVDLSLSMTETRDAESQAEAQTIFAAEVYQQCARGMEVHAVICDIAAKVGGGEKAAPKVAEPILNNDMMLTQSVSLPLEESCRDTGQKDLEADDTTVSGDKNCRETAMPSTNSEVLKLHEDSFSSLLPKSQNMLCALGSGSTSGDPGKLTYSPNIIKTAELSQSENKKEEMNASTEEGLNRSTGQNASISEVIDVDASNVLSISGGPKGNCTSKDGRSFGFEISSLADSSRKDTGKNSQPFPSISTGNVTPVVLNSPSTSGLGQMEAKMSQDISYGCPQVSEGQITRGDSKSTHERKSKRQAGKATGKETAKRGNHAKETALTRQSERGDKSTNVSLSPSAIFQFVQSSEMQHYGHIEGSSTKPIFVLTASTSSLPDLNTSASPSTVFQQPFTDLQQVQLRAQIFVYGALIQGTVPEEAHMISAFGGPDGGKSIWENAWRACMGRLHGQKSHPITPETPLQSRSGVRTPEQAIKQSALQSKGIGSPLGRTSSKGIPTVVNSMIPLSSPLWSIPTPSCDALQSSVMPRGSVMDYQQFPFRGPWMASPQTSAPDASTRVSVLPNTETIKSTPLKESSVLHSSGIKHISTGPVVHSGVPTSTSLLDPKEVTVSPGQNTKDPKSRRRKKTPVSEDLGQIVLQPQFQPEPVSTPALTSHLSTSVGIATPTGSASKATSEKMVISQSPISCTDNLKRVGEDVEQRATLSEETLSKVKEARLQAEHAAVLSAAAVSHSQEIWSQLEKQKISGLVSDVEAKLASAAVAIAAAAAVAKAAAAAANVASNAALQAKLMAEEALVANGYGNPSQGNGTSLPDSVNLLEKATPAAILKGENGTNSSNSIIIAAKEAVRKRVEAASAATKRAENMDAIVKAAELAAEAISQAGKIVAMGDPLPLRELVEAGPGGFWKVSRESFELVAKSNGTNREHLNNDSVGGGPDISTKNSKEGPADKKETQNTKYDKSSIPTEMPRESMEDQMRLVDGISATVTTNGKDSRGQKGRKVSDLAKTIGVVPESEIGARFSITVRNESEKAVETFKQNSIKEGSLVEVLKDTDGFKAAWFTAKVLNLEDGKACVSYNELQADDGEGQLKEWVALQGEGDKAPRIRIARPVTAVRYEGTRKRRRAAMGDYNWSVGDRVDAWIRDSWLEGVITEKISKDGTTLTVQLPAQGETSVVRAWDLRPSLIWNDGEWIELSNSREHDSASHEGDMPQEKRLKLGSPMVEARGKDKMLKSKDVVESGKPEESRLLDLSANDKIFNIGKDSRNENKPDALRTIRTGLQKEGSRVIFGIPKPGKKRKFMEVSKHYVADRSNKINEANDSVKFVKYMMPQGSGSRGWKSSSKGDLKEKRVAETKPRAFKSGKQQSVSSRTIPAKDNLLSAVSAPDDGALTDHLAKVKDSVSHLENASGKHNQSEIGSLSSTEVAAEGPILFSSLAPSSDGSLKKVSTSNAKSERVNKGKLAPAGGGKLARIEEDKVFNANPAKSTSEVVERRRSNRRIQPTSRLLEGLQSSLIISKIPSVSHDKGYKSQNRSGSRGNNHG, via the exons ATGGATTATGATGACAATGATTTTCAAAGCCAGAATCTTCATTTAGCTGGAGAAGGAAGCACCAAATTTCCACCGGTTTTACGGCCATATGCTCTTCCCAAGTTTGATTTTGATGACAGCCTTCAGGGGCATTTAAGGTTTGATAGTTTGGTTGAAACAGAAGTTTTTCTTGGCATTGAAAGCAACGAAGATAACCGTTGGATTGAAGATTTCTCTCGGGGGGGTAGTGGGATAGAGTTCAGTTCAAGTGCAGCAGAATCTTGCTCTATAGTGAGGCGTAATAATGTTTGGTCTGAGGCCACTTCCTCAGAATCTGTTGAAATGCTATTGAAATCTGTTGGCCAGGAAGAAATTATTCCCAGACAAACTGTTGTTAAGGAGTTAGATGCATGTGATGAACTGGGTTGCTTAACAAAGCAAATGGAGCCTAGTCTGATACATGATGATAATATTCTTCCTAAATCAGGGGATGTTACAGATTTACAGTCTACATTACCGCAGGATGAGATTCCTGAAAACTTTTCTGGGTTAGAGGGTGATATACTGGCCGAGCGGTCTCATGTTGAAGATACTTCACAAACTCAGGAAGATGAGTTTTCTGCTGATGGAAGATCGGGTGAACTGGATCCTAATGCTGTCAGTGTAAAGAGTAGCTTACCTGTGATTGAGGAAAGTCCATTTGCTGATGGTAAAGCTAATGATGCAAATAGAAGAGGTGTTGATATGTTGGCTGATGAATATCTGGATGACAAAGCACAAGAAGATTCTTCTGCATCAGCGATGCAAGTTGATAATTTGGTTACCTGTACACTCAATAAAATTACAAGTGGCAATGAGGTGAATGATCAAGATCTCCAACATCAGATAGATGATATTAGCAATATGAACTCAGAGGAACCGCAAACAGGAAATGTTGAGCAGGAGGTGGAATTTCATGTGGTAAGCAGAGAGGCTAAAATGAATGATcaaaatttggatgaaaatgtAGTTGAAAGTGGTACCTTTCATTTAGAAAGCCCTCTTGGTTCGCTCCCAAAGATAGACTCTGTGAAAGAAGGAAATGCAATTGAAAATTGCACCAGTAATGTGGTGGAACCTTCTAGTATGTTACAGAATGATGATTCTGACTTGCATATGGTGGAACAATGCAGAGAGGATGTAGATTCCAGCATTCCTGCCGAGCCAAGGAAATGTGATAATGTGGTTTTGTTAAAAGATGATGTAGATTCCAGCATTCTTGCCAAGCCAAGGAAATGTGATAATGTGGTTTTGTTAAAAGACACAGAGGTTGGTGATCCATTTAAAGTAAATACACATGAGGTCACACGACTGGCCTTTAAGGGTGATACTAGTAATGAGGGATATGCAGTACAAGTTAGCGATCCCAGTGCTGGAATATGCATAAGCATGGTGCCAAAGATGGATGCCATTGTTCAGCTAACACATGGACAGGAAAGTAATGTTGAGAAGGATGATTTGTTACAAACTAGTCGCCAATTAGATAATAAGATTTTAGTAAGCAAATCTGAGCCATCCACGACGTCCATGGAGGAAAATAAGGTTTCTGAGGGTGAAGGCGACAAAAACAATAATCGTCATGTAGGAGGTATTTCTAGTGTGACTTTGGTGTGTTCTTCAGGTGAATTGCTTGGGGGAACACCTCAGACTGGAACTCTGAAAGTTGTCCTTGATGTTTCTGGAGCGCCTAGTGAGAATCTAATCGCTGAATCCACTCAAACATGTGAAGAAGATAAATTCTGTGGGCAGGGTGATGTTCATAAATGTGATAAAAATGTTTCATTTAGTGAAAAGGAGAGCACAATACTGCCTTCTGATTCTAGTAATGTGGATGGTGTGGTTGGTAGATCTCTTATCATCGGTAAGGGAGTGGGGAGCTCATCTTTTCATGAAGGTATTGTTGGAAATGAGTTAATAGTTTCAAAACTACAATTTGATGCAACTATTGGAAATGAATCAG caTCAAATGCTAACTTGGAAAATGCTAAGGTGGTATCCTGTCACACGATGGATGGTGTTTTCTTGCCTTCTAATGATATCACTACTGATGGAGTTATTGATGGCCAAGAGGTTCAAATGACAGCTTCTGTTGGGGAGCTTACTCACTCGGATGAAAAGGAGCCAACTGCAACCAAGACATCTTCAGAAGCAAGAATATCTACTTTGATGGAATCTTCAGAAGTGGAAACTGAATCAGGTCCTGTTTCTGAGACTGAAAAAGATGCATCTCATGCTTCTGCTGGAAAGCTGCTACGAGAAAATGTTGATCTATCTCTGTCAATGACAGAAACCCGTGATGCTGAAAGCCAGGCTGAAGCCCAAACAATATTTGCTGCTGAAGTTTACCAGCAATGCGCGAGGGGGATGGAAGTGCATGCTGTTATTTGTGATATAGCAGCAAAAGTGGGGGGTGGTGAAAAGGCAGCCCCAAAAGTTGCAG AACCAATTCTAAACAATGATATGATGCTCACACAATCTGTGTCTTTACCATTGGAAGAATCTTGCCGTGATACTGGCCAAAAAGATCTGGAAGCCGATGATACTACAGTTTCTGGAGATAAGAATTGTAGGGAAACTGCCATGCCAAGCACCAATA GTGAGGTTTTAAAACTTCATGAGGattccttttcttctcttttgccCAAATCTCAAAATATGTTATGTGCACTGGGAAGTGGAAGTACTTCTGGTGATCCTGGTAAATTGACCTATTCCCCTAATATTATAAAAACTGCTGAGCTTTCTCAGAGCGAAAATAAAAAGGAGGAAATGAACGCGTCCACAGAGGAGGGACTCAACAGGTCCACAGGTCAGAATGCCTCGATTTCGGAGGTCATTGATGTGGATGCCAGCAATGTTTTGTCTATTTCTGGGGGTCCAAAAGGAAACTGCACCTCCAAAGATGGGAGGAGCTTCGGTTTTGAGATTAGTTCATTGGCAGATTCGTCGAGAAAAGACACTGGCAAGAATTCACAACCCTTTCCTTCTATTTCCACTGGCAATGTAACGCCT GTTGTATTGAATTCTCCTTCAACCTCTGGCTTAGGCCAAATGGAGGCCAAGATGTCACAAGATATTTCTTATGGATGTCCACAAGTATCTGAAGGACAGATTACACGTGGCGATTCAAAAAGTACTCATGAGCGTAAAAGTAAGCGACAAGCTGGTAAGGCAACTGGAAAGGAAACTGCTAAAAGAGGAAATCATGCAAAAGAAACAGCTCTTACAAGACAATCAGAAAGAGGGGACAAATCAACAAATGTGTCCCTGAGCCCATCTGCAATTTTCCAGTTTGTGCAATCCAGTGAAATGCAGCACTACGGGCATATAGAAGGCAGTAGTACAAAACCAATTTTTGTTCTTACTGCTTCAACATCTAGTCTGCCGGATTTGAATACTTCAGCTTCACCATCGACAGTGTTTCAACAGCCTTTCACGGACTTACAGCAAGTGCAATTGCGTGCTCAGATCTTTGTTTATGGAGCTTTAAT TCAAGGAACAGTTCCTGAGGAAGCACATATGATATCAGCATTTGGTGGACCTG ATGGTGGAAAGAGCATTTGGGAGAATGCCTGGCGTGCATGCATGGGAAGGCTACATGGTCAAAAGTCTCATCCTATCACTCCTGAAACCCCTCTGCAGTCACGTTCTG GTGTTAGGACTCCTGAACAAGCAATTAAACAAAGTGCACTTCAAAGTAAAGGTATCGGTTCACCTCTTGGTCGAACCAGTAGTAAGGGTATTCCAACAGTTGTAAATTCGATGATACCCCTTTCATCACCACTGTGGAGTATTCCTACCCCTTCTTGTGATGCCCTGCAATCTAGTGTCATGCCAAGAGGTTCAGTCATGGATTATCAGCAG TTCCCTTTTCGTGGTCCCTGGATGGCTTCTCCACAAACTTCTGCACCTGATGCCAGTACTCGTGTTTCTGTGTTACCTAACACAGAAACAATTAAATCAACTCCTTTAAAGGAATCATCTGTGCTACATTCCTCTGGTATAAAACACATTTCCACTGGTCCAGTGGTTCATAGTGGGGTTCCTACTAGCACTTCCCTGCTTGATCCAAAAGAAGTAACAGTATCACCTGGACAGAATACTAAAGATCCAAAGTCGAGGAGGAGGAAAAAGACTCCAGTGTCTGAGGATCTAGGCCAGATTGTTTTGCAACCTCAATTTCAACCAGAACCAGTTTCTACTCCTGCTCTAACTAGTCATCTGTCTACATCTGTTGGCATTGCAACACCCACAGGCTCTGCTTCTAAGGCCACTTCAGAGAAAATGGTTATATCTCAGTCTCCTATATCATGCACTGATAATCTCAAAAGGGTTGGCGAGGATGTAGAGCAGAGGGCCACTTTGTCAGAGGAGACCCTCAGTAAAGTTAAGGAGGCTAGGTTACAGGCAGAGCATGCTGCTGTTCTCTCTGCTGCTGCTGTTAGTCACAGCCAAGAAATATGGAGTCAGTtggaaaagcaaaaaatttctGGACTGGTGTCAGATGTTGAAGCTAAGTTAGCTTCTGCTGCTGTTGCAATAGCAGCCGCTGCTGCTGTTGCAAAGGCAGCAGCTGCAGCTGCCAATGTTGCATCAAATGCTGCATTGCAAGCAAAGCTAATGGCTGAAGAAGCACTTGTTGCAAATGGTTATGGCAATCCCAGTCAAGGTAATGGGACTTCTCTTCCTGATAGTGTGAATCTTCTTGAAAAGGCAACTCCTGCAGCCATCCTGAAGGGTGAAAATGGAACAAACAGTTCCAATTCAATCATTATAGCTGCTAAGGAGGCTGTTAGAAAGAGGGTTGAAGCTGCTTCAGCTGCCACAAAGAGAGCTGAAAATATGGATGCCATTGTAAAAGCTGCTGAGCTGGCAGCAGAGGCGATATCACAAGCTGGAAAGATTGTTGCTATGGGTGATCCTTTACCGTTAAGAGAGCTGGTAGAAGCTGGGCCAGGGGGTTTTTGGAAAGTATCCAGAGAATCTTTTGAGCTAGTTGCGAAATCAAACGGCACAAATAGAGAACACCTAAACAATGATAGTGTTGGAGGAGGTCCAGATATTTctacaaagaattcaaaagagGGACCAGCAGATAAGAAAGAAACTCAGAATACTAAATATGATAAATCATCTATCCCAACAGAGATGCCGAGGGAGTCAATGGAGGATCAAATGAGATTGGTAGATGGCATTTCAGCTACTGTCACAACTAATGGAAAGGATTCAAGAGGACAAAAGGGCCGAAAAGTTTCTGATTTGGCTAAAACCATTGGTGTGGTTCCTGAATCTGAGATTGGAGCAAGATTTTCCATTACTGTTCGGAATGAGTCTGAAAAGGCTGTAGAAACTTTTAAACAGAACAGCATCAAGGAGGGTTCACTTGTAGAG GTTCTCAAAGATACGGATGGATTTAAAGCAGCCTGGTTCACAGCCAAGGTGTTGAATTTGGAGGATGGAAAAGCATGTGTTTCTTACAATGAACTTCAAGCAGATGATG GGGAGGGACAGCTGAAGGAATGGGTAGCGCTTCAAGGTGAAGGAGACAAGGCACCAAGAATACGTATAGCCCGTCCTGTTACTGCTGTGCGATATGAAGGCACAAGGAAGAGACGCAGAGCGGCTATGGGGGACTATAATTGGTCTGTCGGTGATAGAGTTGATGCATGGATTAGAGACAG cTGGTTGGAAGGGGTTATCACCGAAAAGATCAGTAAAGATGGGACTACATTAACTGTCCAACttccag CTCAAGGAGAAACGTCAGTTGTGAGAGCCTGGGATCTTCGGCCTTCTCTCATTTGGAATGATGGGGAATGGATTGAATTGTCCAATTCGCGAGAACATGACTCCGCTTCTCACGAG GGTGATATGCCACAGGAAAAACGACTCAAGTTGGGCAGTCCAATGGTAGAGGCCAGAGGGAAGGATAAGATGTTGAAAAGCAAGGATGTTGTAGAATCAGGAAAACCTGAAGAATCAAGATTACTGGATTTATCAGCGAATGACAAGATATTTAATATTGGTAAGGATAGCAGAAATGAGAATAAGCCAGATGCCCTCAGAACAATAAGGACTGGTTTGCAGAAGGAAGGATCAAGAGTGATTTTTGGTATTCCTAAGCctggaaagaagagaaaattcatGGAAGTAAGCAAACATTATGTTGCAGATCGAAGCAATAAGATTAATGAAGCAAATGATTCAGTTAAATTTGTGAAATATATGATGCCTCAAGGATCAGGATCCCGTGGATGGAAAAGTAGTTCTAAAGGTGATTTAAAGGAAAAACGAGTCGCTGAAACCAAGCCCAGAGCTTTTAAGTCGGGAAAACAGCAAAGTGTTTCAAGTAGAACTATTCCAGCAAAGGACAACCTTCTGAGTGCAGTTTCTGCTCCCGATGATGGCGCTTTGACAGATCATTTAGCAAAAGTCAAGGATTCTGTAAGTCATTTGGAGAATGCATCAGGAAAGCATAACCAGTCAGAAATTGGATCACTTTCTAGCACTGAGGTAGCTGCAGAGGgcccaattttattttcttcactGGCTCCCTCATCAGACGGATCCTTAAAGAAAGTTTCCACTTCAAATGCCAAATCTGAAAGGGTAAATAAAGGAAAACTTGCACCTGCTGGTGGTGGAAAGTTGGCTAGAATTGAGGAGGACAAAGTTTTTAATGCTAATCCTGCAAAATCAACCTCTGAAGTTGTCGAGCGACGTAGATCTAATCGTAGAATTCAACCAACGTCAAGG CTACTGGAAGGATTGCAAAGCTCATTGATCATCTCGAAGATTCCTTCTGTTTCACATGACAAGGGTTACAAAAGTCAGAATAGGAGTGGTTCTAGAG GGAATAACCATGGCTGA